The following are encoded together in the Desulfococcus multivorans genome:
- the ubiG gene encoding bifunctional 2-polyprenyl-6-hydroxyphenol methylase/3-demethylubiquinol 3-O-methyltransferase UbiG gives MKQVEDPLNLDERELDKFERVADRWWDRNGVLKSLHDINPLRLGYIRERTRLRGVRVLDVGCGGGILSEALAAEGARVTGIDMGEAPLMAARRHMVLSGHAVDYRRTTVEALADAAPAAFDVVTCMELLEHVPRPASIVAACGRLVRPGGDVFFATINRNLKSFVFAIVGAEYVLRLLERGSHSFRMFVRPGELTQWAESAGLDVRNVAGLQYNPFSRRYFLNNNTRVNYLMHARRPHRR, from the coding sequence ATGAAACAAGTGGAGGATCCCCTGAACCTGGATGAAAGGGAACTGGATAAATTCGAGAGGGTTGCCGACCGTTGGTGGGACCGCAACGGTGTATTGAAGTCTCTTCACGACATCAACCCCCTCCGGTTGGGGTATATCCGGGAGCGTACCCGGCTCCGGGGCGTCCGGGTCCTTGACGTGGGGTGCGGCGGCGGCATCCTGAGCGAGGCCCTGGCGGCCGAGGGCGCCCGTGTAACGGGGATCGACATGGGGGAGGCCCCCCTCATGGCCGCCCGCCGGCATATGGTGCTATCGGGACACGCCGTCGATTACCGCAGGACAACGGTGGAGGCGCTGGCCGATGCCGCCCCCGCCGCTTTCGACGTCGTGACCTGTATGGAACTCCTGGAACATGTTCCCAGGCCCGCGTCGATCGTAGCGGCGTGCGGACGTTTGGTCAGGCCGGGAGGCGACGTGTTTTTCGCCACCATCAACCGCAATCTCAAATCCTTCGTTTTTGCCATTGTCGGGGCGGAATACGTTCTCCGTCTCCTGGAGAGGGGATCCCACAGTTTCCGAATGTTCGTCCGACCCGGCGAGCTGACCCAATGGGCCGAAAGTGCGGGGCTCGACGTCAGGAATGTCGCCGGATTGCAGTACAACCCCTTCAGTCGCCGATATTTTTTGAACAACAATACCCGGGTGAACTACCTCATGCATGCCCGACGGCCGCATCGGCGCTGA
- a CDS encoding class I SAM-dependent methyltransferase: MSLNLPTWSEEKKRKEQLDDVVFLKRQARFGSEELSEQEKADRVRRHFDSVAHKYDMMNTVLSLGIHYLWKKAAITRLGLKSGERVLDVCGGTGDLSVMAGKAMGRSGNIVLYDINRDMINAGRMKRTNADIRRDIHYVQGDAERISFPDDTFDVVMIGFAVRNITHMKQAFSEMCRVLKPGGRFLCLEFSKPVWPWFRCLYDVYSFHIMPLLGDLMMGERKAYTCLPETIRLFLMPDELRDVLTSVGFSEVIYERMTNGIAVAHTGTKRP, encoded by the coding sequence ATGTCCTTGAATTTACCTACATGGTCGGAAGAAAAGAAGCGAAAAGAACAACTGGATGATGTCGTATTCCTGAAACGGCAGGCACGGTTCGGTTCCGAGGAACTTTCCGAGCAGGAGAAGGCGGACCGGGTGAGGCGCCATTTTGATTCCGTGGCCCACAAATACGACATGATGAATACGGTGCTCAGCCTGGGTATTCATTATCTGTGGAAGAAGGCTGCGATCACCCGGCTTGGATTGAAGTCCGGTGAGAGGGTTCTCGATGTCTGTGGGGGGACCGGAGATCTGTCCGTCATGGCCGGAAAGGCGATGGGACGCTCCGGGAATATCGTGCTCTACGACATCAACCGGGACATGATCAATGCCGGTCGCATGAAGCGGACCAACGCCGATATCCGCAGGGACATTCATTACGTCCAGGGGGACGCCGAGCGGATTTCATTTCCCGACGACACCTTCGATGTGGTGATGATCGGCTTTGCCGTTCGAAACATCACCCATATGAAACAGGCCTTCAGTGAGATGTGCCGCGTTCTGAAACCCGGGGGCCGCTTCCTCTGTCTGGAATTCTCCAAACCCGTATGGCCGTGGTTTCGATGCCTGTACGACGTCTATTCCTTCCACATCATGCCGCTTCTGGGGGATCTGATGATGGGTGAGCGGAAGGCATACACCTGTCTGCCGGAAACCATACGCCTGTTCCTGATGCCGGATGAACTGAGGGATGTGCTGACTTCAGTCGGGTTTTCAGAAGTGATCTATGAGCGGATGACCAACGGCATCGCAGTGGCCCACACCGGTACCAAGAGGCCGTAG
- a CDS encoding DUF2845 domain-containing protein, producing the protein MNPKLTILSVLLITTLIASPASALRCDGKVIVRGMTSSEIIKNCGEPTWVDERQEERFSRNCRDPFFWTDPDDYERYEEHYYIYRGKRYTGCKKIVTIQEWFYNFGSSRLTQTLIFENSRLVHIRQGGYGY; encoded by the coding sequence ATGAATCCAAAATTGACGATTCTATCGGTGCTCCTCATAACGACGCTCATCGCGTCGCCGGCGTCGGCCCTGCGCTGCGACGGCAAGGTTATCGTCCGGGGGATGACGTCATCCGAGATTATTAAAAACTGCGGTGAGCCCACCTGGGTGGATGAGCGTCAGGAGGAACGGTTCAGTCGAAACTGCCGCGATCCCTTTTTCTGGACGGATCCGGACGACTATGAACGATACGAGGAACACTACTATATCTATCGCGGCAAACGGTACACGGGATGCAAGAAGATCGTCACCATCCAGGAGTGGTTCTATAACTTCGGCTCCAGCCGCCTGACCCAGACCCTGATTTTTGAAAACAGCCGTCTCGTGCATATTCGGCAGGGCGGATACGGATATTGA
- a CDS encoding formate--tetrahydrofolate ligase, translated as MAYNAVEMADWQISEEAEKNMPLPEDWIDKLGLEKEELLAMGRLAKLDFLKIIDRLKNKPDGKYIEVTAITPTPLGEGKSTTSVGLMEGLGKRGVSVGGALRQPSGGPTMNVKGTAAGGGNSLLIPMTEFSLGLTGDINDIMNAHNLAMVALTARMQHERNYNDEQLARLTGMRRLDVDPTRVEMGWIIDFCAQALRNIVIGLGGRTDGFTMQSKFGIAVGSECMAILAVAKDLADLKERLNNITVAFDKSGKPVTTGDLEVGNAMTAFMRNTINPTMMCTAEYQPCLVHAGPFANIAVGQSSIIADRVGLKLWDYHVTESGFAADIGFEKFWNVKCRFSGLKPHVSVLTSTIRALKMHGGGPKVVAGKALPDEYTKENLALVEKGCENMVHMINVIRKAGINPVVCINRFYTDTDAECAIVRKAAEAAGARCAESKHWELGGEGALEFADAVIDACNEENDFKFLYPLEMKLRDRVNTIATEVYGAEGVDWSPEANAKAEMLEKDPKYADFATMMVKTHLSLSHDPVVKGVPKGWRLPIRDVLIYSGAKFLCPCAGTISLMPGTSSNPAFRRIDVDPATGKVSGLF; from the coding sequence ATGGCTTACAATGCAGTAGAAATGGCCGACTGGCAGATTTCCGAGGAAGCCGAAAAAAACATGCCCCTGCCGGAGGATTGGATCGACAAACTGGGGCTTGAAAAAGAAGAGCTCCTTGCCATGGGCCGTCTGGCCAAGCTCGACTTTCTGAAGATCATCGATCGCCTCAAGAACAAGCCCGACGGCAAGTACATCGAGGTTACCGCCATCACGCCCACCCCTCTCGGCGAAGGTAAAAGCACCACCTCCGTGGGTCTGATGGAAGGTCTGGGGAAACGCGGCGTCAGCGTCGGCGGCGCCCTGCGACAGCCCTCGGGCGGCCCGACCATGAACGTCAAAGGTACGGCGGCGGGCGGCGGCAACTCCCTTCTGATCCCCATGACCGAATTCTCCCTGGGCCTCACCGGCGACATCAACGACATCATGAACGCCCACAACCTGGCCATGGTGGCGTTGACCGCCCGCATGCAGCATGAAAGAAACTACAATGACGAACAGCTGGCCCGGCTGACCGGCATGCGCCGCCTCGATGTCGACCCCACCCGCGTCGAAATGGGATGGATCATCGACTTCTGTGCACAGGCCCTCCGCAATATCGTCATCGGTTTGGGCGGCCGCACCGACGGCTTCACCATGCAGTCCAAGTTCGGCATTGCCGTCGGGTCCGAGTGCATGGCGATTCTGGCCGTTGCCAAAGACCTGGCCGATCTGAAGGAGCGCCTCAACAACATCACCGTAGCCTTCGACAAGAGCGGAAAGCCCGTCACCACCGGCGATCTGGAAGTCGGCAACGCCATGACCGCCTTCATGAGAAACACCATCAACCCGACCATGATGTGCACCGCGGAATACCAGCCGTGTCTGGTTCATGCCGGTCCCTTCGCCAACATCGCCGTGGGCCAATCCTCCATCATCGCAGACCGCGTCGGCCTCAAGCTGTGGGATTACCATGTCACGGAGTCCGGATTTGCCGCGGACATCGGATTTGAGAAGTTCTGGAACGTGAAATGCCGCTTCAGCGGATTGAAGCCCCACGTCTCCGTACTCACCTCCACCATCCGCGCTCTCAAGATGCACGGCGGCGGACCCAAGGTAGTCGCCGGGAAAGCCCTTCCCGATGAATACACCAAGGAGAACCTCGCCCTCGTCGAAAAGGGATGCGAGAACATGGTTCACATGATCAACGTCATCCGGAAGGCCGGCATCAATCCGGTTGTCTGCATCAACCGCTTCTACACGGATACCGATGCGGAATGCGCCATCGTCCGGAAGGCCGCCGAGGCCGCCGGCGCCCGTTGCGCGGAATCCAAGCATTGGGAGCTGGGCGGTGAAGGCGCGCTGGAGTTCGCCGATGCGGTCATCGACGCCTGCAACGAAGAGAACGATTTCAAATTCCTCTATCCGCTGGAGATGAAGCTGCGCGACCGCGTCAACACCATCGCCACGGAGGTCTATGGTGCCGAAGGCGTCGACTGGAGCCCCGAGGCCAACGCCAAGGCCGAGATGCTTGAAAAAGATCCCAAATATGCCGACTTCGCCACCATGATGGTCAAGACGCATCTGAGCCTTTCCCATGACCCGGTGGTCAAGGGTGTGCCCAAGGGCTGGCGCCTGCCCATCCGCGACGTGTTGATCTACTCCGGTGCCAAGTTCCTCTGCCCCTGTGCCGGCACCATCAGCCTGATGCCCGGAACCAGCTCCAACCCGGCATTCAGAAGAATCGACGTTGATCCCGCCACCGGCAAGGTCAGCGGCCTGTTCTAA
- a CDS encoding UbiA family prenyltransferase, with amino-acid sequence MLKTTANPMRFIRDHRFKLFVALSRTPHGLLDMTTPCFAACLWLGGLPPLPVLLLGIVTVFAGYTAVYALNDVVDYRVDQEKLRQADCRVRTGTEDIDAALVRHPMAQGLLRFREGLFWSAAWAAVALVGAYLLNPVCAWIFIGGCLLEATYCLLLKVSPMRIFINGIVKTLGAVAAVFAVDPHPSGLFLATLFFMLFFWEVGGQNIPNDSSDMDEDIQLNAKTVPVRFGLDFSSFAAVVTLGAAVLLTLVLFSLSRARFSAIDYLVVLSLGIWLLIMPAAEFRRNPTQVSAMRLFNRASWYPPALFSITALRILFLA; translated from the coding sequence ATGTTGAAAACCACTGCAAATCCGATGCGGTTCATCCGCGATCATCGTTTCAAGCTCTTTGTGGCCCTGTCTCGCACGCCCCATGGGCTGCTGGATATGACAACACCCTGTTTTGCGGCCTGTCTGTGGCTGGGCGGCCTGCCGCCGCTCCCGGTTCTGCTGCTGGGTATCGTAACGGTTTTCGCCGGATATACCGCCGTCTATGCATTGAACGACGTCGTCGATTATCGGGTGGACCAGGAAAAGCTCAGGCAGGCAGACTGCAGGGTGCGAACCGGGACGGAGGACATCGACGCGGCCCTGGTTCGGCATCCCATGGCCCAGGGCCTGTTGCGGTTTCGGGAAGGGCTGTTCTGGTCCGCGGCCTGGGCGGCAGTCGCCCTTGTCGGTGCCTATCTTCTCAATCCGGTTTGCGCATGGATTTTCATAGGAGGCTGTCTACTCGAAGCGACCTACTGCCTTCTTTTGAAGGTCAGCCCGATGAGAATATTCATCAATGGAATCGTCAAAACCCTGGGGGCCGTCGCCGCCGTCTTCGCCGTCGACCCGCACCCGTCGGGGCTTTTTCTGGCGACCCTATTTTTCATGCTGTTTTTCTGGGAGGTCGGCGGTCAGAATATCCCCAACGACAGCAGCGACATGGATGAAGACATCCAGCTGAACGCCAAGACCGTCCCCGTCCGGTTCGGCCTCGATTTCTCATCCTTCGCCGCCGTCGTGACCCTGGGAGCCGCGGTGCTCTTAACCCTGGTGCTTTTCAGCCTGTCCCGGGCACGATTCAGCGCGATAGATTATCTGGTCGTTCTCAGTTTAGGAATCTGGCTGCTCATCATGCCGGCCGCCGAGTTCCGAAGAAATCCCACGCAGGTCAGCGCGATGCGTCTCTTCAATCGTGCCAGTTGGTATCCGCCGGCCCTGTTTTCGATAACAGCCCTACGCATCCTTTTCCTCGCCTGA